GACTCAAAAGGAGTTAAGACTACAGACGTTCGACATGAAGAATCATCCGAAATATTTGAAGACAATATGGAAGAGCTTTGTATCTCTTCTCCGACTACAAACAGAATACGCTCCCAAACTCTGCGAAGTCAGTCCCTTCGACTGTTTGTTCAAGACAGTGATGACTCGAGTATCAACAGGGTGAAACCCTCCAAAGCTTTGAGCCAAGGTTTGAGAGAGCCAATTGAAACTAACTTGGGCTTCGAAGATTCGAGTTGCTTgcatgatgaagaatcGAAAAATAATACACACCTGACCTCTACTCGAGAGACCAAACAACTGAATCAAGGAACATTCACTGATCTTAGCAGGCTTCCTATATTCTCTATgtccaagaaggaagaCCAAATTTTGAGGCAAACAAAAgttgatgttgatgaaaagcCGAAGGTCTTGGAGCTCGAACTTAAGAAGTTCCTATCGGATGGGGAAGACACACATATATCCGTTAGCCCTGATACTTCCCTAAATTCACAGCCATATAGCTCGGTCAATGTATCAACGAAGAATAAGGAGCGTATTGGAGATGATTTACAAGCCTCAGAGGTTTCGAGATTAGCTCCATATATCGTTCATGGAAGGTGTTACGATGACAACGAATCGCGTATGTTGATTGAAActtggttgaagaaagacaaaCGCGCATTCAAAGAGAGTAATCAGATACCAAGGACCAACGAAAAAGCACGCAACTCCATCCAAATTGAGTTGCCGGAGAGGCTGATCGAGAACCTAAAGAAAGCTTGTAAAGGCGAACTGGAGAGTAATATTGCGCCTGCGGTCTTTCAACCAAGTGGCGATGATTCGCTTCCCAGAATGCGCTTTTTTAGAAGCTGCCTTAGTGAATATGATTTTAATCATGATGTTTATTATCCATGTGAACCAATAACTGTGGAAGAATATGTCAATTTAGTCTTCTATGATGCTCGTCATTTTTTTGAACAGTATAGAAATGACAAGGAGTACCTCTTCAAGGACCTTAGGGCAATCTCAAAGGCAGGAAAATATCTGATCATTGTCCTTTCCGACTTGAATAAATTAGAAAAGTCTTTGGAAGCCTTagaaaacaagaaatttAAGGACAAGGTAGAGTCTCAGCTGACTGGCTCCCAAACTAGTAGATTTACTGGCACCAAGAGAAAATCAGAATCTTTAGAGGAGCTCAGCATGAAGAAGTTCGATATAGAACAAAGGTTAAGGTTTATAGACCGATTGTGGGGCGTTA
The window above is part of the Torulaspora delbrueckii CBS 1146 chromosome 3, complete genome genome. Proteins encoded here:
- the MMS4 gene encoding Mms4p (similar to Saccharomyces cerevisiae MMS4 (YBR098W); ancestral locus Anc_3.341): MKDVVVVLDDDTTNDSRSSYVKKIKDGPEIFTLISEEEAPNIQDRKDYPSSPRQVEIVPDTSAQYTKGSDEVYAPFHQDVNFTGEQDTPQSIEAIEIFNHSLESRKRKPYDILDEESSPFSESKGRKYRKGSNLVFDTSEMLRSYVDQDSKGVKTTDVRHEESSEIFEDNMEELCISSPTTNRIRSQTLRSQSLRLFVQDSDDSSINRVKPSKALSQGLREPIETNLGFEDSSCLHDEESKNNTHLTSTRETKQLNQGTFTDLSRLPIFSMSKKEDQILRQTKVDVDEKPKVLELELKKFLSDGEDTHISVSPDTSLNSQPYSSVNVSTKNKERIGDDLQASEVSRLAPYIVHGRCYDDNESRMLIETWLKKDKRAFKESNQIPRTNEKARNSIQIELPERLIENLKKACKGELESNIAPAVFQPSGDDSLPRMRFFRSCLSEYDFNHDVYYPCEPITVEEYVNLVFYDARHFFEQYRNDKEYLFKDLRAISKAGKYLIIVLSDLNKLEKSLEALENKKFKDKVESQLTGSQTSRFTGTKRKSESLEELSMKKFDIEQRLRFIDRLWGVKIHTVASYAEFADSLPNLISIIGKQRMDPAIRFMRYSHINGRSGKDKTDVLRQTLHQINRMPELKANSVVSAYPTFQALFKDFRKGELKSGLDGKHLMTEAMEKRLYKLFTCRNPNASIG